In Oryctolagus cuniculus unplaced genomic scaffold, mOryCun1.1 SCAFFOLD_85, whole genome shotgun sequence, one DNA window encodes the following:
- the ORYCUNV1R1629 gene encoding vomeronasal 1 receptor oryCunV1R1629 — translation MNKNKQHHASDIRYTLFSEVGIGVSANTMLLLFHILTFFLQHRPKPLDLTIGLLALIHLVMLLIMGFLVTDIFGSQGFWNDVMCKSVFYLYRILRGLSLCTTCLLSVLQAITLSPRSSCLAKFKQMPSHHSLCSLLFLWVVYVFITSPLIITTIATPNLTSDSLIYATEFCSIRPMSYFFRHMFSTLATFREVFVTGLMAVSSGYMVTLLCRHKRQSQHLHSTRISARAAPEQRATCTILLLLCFFMFMSILDYIVYSSRAIWNNDPTLHCVHMLVINGYATVSTLVLISTEKRIITFLKSVRGYCVIIQWWINSLRMHQHIGFKIVNRRIQHVLSGFNDIRKLTFSH, via the coding sequence atgaataaaaacaaacagcACCACGCCAGTGACATAAGATACACCCTTTTCTCTGAAGTTGGCATTGGGGTCTCTGCCAACACCATGCTTCTTCTCTTCCACATCCTCACGTTTTTTCTCCAGCAcagacccaagcccttggacctgACCATTGGTCTCTTGGCCCTCATCCACCTAGTGATGCTGCTAATCATGGGCTTCCTCGTCACAGACATTTTTGGGTCTCAGGGTTTCTGGAATGATGTCATGTGTAAATCAGTTTTCTACTTGTACCGAATCCTGCGGGGTCTTTCCCTGTGCACCACCTGCCTGCTGAGTGTCCTCCAGGCCATCACGctcagccccaggagctcctgtCTGGCAAAGTTCAAGCAGATGCCCTCGCATCACAGCCTgtgttctctcctcttcctgtggGTTGTCTATGTCTTCATTACCAGTCCCCTCATAATCACCACCATTGCCACTCCCAACCTGACCTCAGACAGTCTAATCTATGCCACTGAATTCTGTTCCATTAGGCCCATGAGTTATTTCTTTAGGCATATGTTTTCTACGCTGGCGACCTTCCGAGAAGTCTTTGTGACAGGGCTCATGGCCGTCTCAAGTGGGTACATGGTCACTCTCCTGTGCAGGCACAAGAGGCAGTCCCAACACCTTCACAGCACTAGGATTTCTGCAAGAGCCGCCCCAGAGCAAAGGGCCACCTGTACCATTCTCCTGCTCCTGTGCTTCTTCATGTTCATGTCTATTTTGGACTACATTGTCTACTCCTCAAGAGCGATATGGAACAATGACCCAACTCTCCATTGTGTCCACATGCTGGTAATCAACGGCTATGCTACAGTCAGCACACTGGTGCTCATCAGCACTGAAAAACGAATAATCACCTTTCTGAAATCTGTGCGTGGTTATTGTGTGATTATTCAGTGGTGGATAAATTCTCTCAGGATGCACCAACACATTGGTTTCAAAATCGTTAATCGGAGGATACAGCATGTGCTTTCTGGATTCAATGACATTAGGAAGCTAACCTTTTCTCATTAA